CGGTCACCCTCGCGGCGATGCTCGCGGCCCTCGCCCTGGTGTGGGCCGTGCGGGGGCGGCGGTGATCCCCTTCGACTGGGCTGCGGCCCTGCTGCGGGCGAGCATCCGCCGCAGCGTGAGAACGGGGCTGGGGGGCATCTGGGTGCGCGGGCCGCTGCCGGGTGCGGGCGCCGTCCTCGCCCCCAATCACCACTCGTGGTGGGACGGCTACGTGCTGCGCGAGATCACCTGGACGCTGGGCCTGGACTACCGGGTGCTGATGCTGGGCGAACAGCTCGCCCGCTTCCCCTTCCTGCGGCGCGTGGGGGCGCTGGGGGTGGGGGAGGTGCGCCCCGCCGTGCGCGCGGCGCGGGCGGGGGCGTGGGTCGTCGTGTTCCCGGAGGGAGCCCTCCACCCGGCGGGACCCCTGCGTGAGGTGCGCCCCGGCGCGGCCTGGATCGCCCGGTCGGCGGGAGTGCCCCTCGTGCCCGTGGCGCTGCGCGTGGTGCTGCGGGGCGGGCAGTACCCGGAGGCCTACCTGCGCTTCGGGCGGGCGGTGGGGGAGGCCGCGCTCCCCGCCGCGCTGGCTCAGGAACTCGCCGCCCTGGACACCGACCTCGCGGACAGCGACCCGGAGGCGCCCCTGGCGGGCTACCTGCGCGTCACGGCGGGCCGTGCAAGTGCCTCCGACCGCGTGGACCTGCCCAGCCGCGCCCTGATCTGGCTCACGGGGGACCGGTGAGCCGCCCCTTCCGCGCGTACCGTCTGGCGGTCGGGGCCTTTTTCGCGGTCAAGGGGGCGACCCTCCTCGTCAACGCGCTGACCTTTCCGCGGCTGCGGCCCCGGCCCACGCCGCCCGGCGGCCCGCGCGTCTCGCTGCTCGTGCCGGCTCGCAACGAGGCGCACAATCTCCCGCACACGCTGCCCGGGCTGGTCGCGCAGGGGGCGCATGAGGTTCTGGTGCTCGACGACCACTCGGAGGACGACACGGCGCGGATCGCGCATGACCTGGACGCGCGGGTGATCCCGGGCCAGTCCCTGCCCCCCGGGTGGCACGGCAAACCGTGGGCCTGCCAGCAGCTCGCGGCGGCGGCCACGGGCGACGTGCTGATCTTCACCGACGCGGACGTGCTGTGGCACCCGGGGGCCCTGGGCGCCGTGTTGCACGCGCTGGAACGTTCGGGAGCCGACCTCCTCAGCGTGTATCCCCGCCAGCGCAACGTCACGCCGGGCGAGCGGCTGCTCACGCCGCTGGTGGACGCCGTGCTGCTCACCTTCCTGCCCGAGCCGCTGCTGCGCTTTCCGCACCCCAGCGCCGCCGCCGCGAACGGGCAACTCATGGCCTTCCCCAGGAGGAGTTACGAGCGCGTCGGCGGGCATGCCCTCGTCCGGGCCGAGTTGCTGGAGGACGTGGCGCTGGGGAGCCGCGTGAAGGCGTGGGGCGGGCGGCTGGCCCTCGCGCTGGGGGGGGAGTGCCTGGGCGTGCGGATGTACCGGGGTTACGCCGAGTCGGTGGAGGGCTTCGGGAAGAGCGCGGGGTCGGTGCACCGGGGCTCGCGGGCGCTGATGGCCGCCTCGCTGGGCTGGCACCTCGCCGCCTATACCCTGCCCTGGCTGCTCCCCGCCCGCCGCCTGCCGGGGCTGGCCGCCCTGCGCGCGGCGGGGCTGCTGGAGCGCACGCTCGTCAACCTCCTCACCGGGCGCCGCGCCCCCGCCGACCTCGCCGAGGGGTTGCTGGGGCCGGTCACGCCGCTGCTCGCGCTGCCCGTGTATCTTCGCGCCATGCGCCGCCGGGTGAGCTGGAAGGGTCGGGAGTACGACCAGTGATACGGTTGCCGTCCAAGCCGTTCTCGAAGCGGGAAAGCACCGGTTCGACCACTCCTTTCCCGGCCACCGGTTTTTTCCCACCCGCTCCGCTCGGGTTGAACCGTTTCACGACGGTTCAACCGGAAGCCGTATGAGGAAGAAGCGTGACACGGGGCGCCGCCAGCGACCGTCGCTCTCCCCCCACCGGGCCCCCCGCCACGTCGCCGTGATCGGCGCGGGCTTCGCGGGGCTGGCGGCGGCCCTGCGGCTGGCGGGGGCCGGGGTGCAGGTTACGGTCCTCGACAACCTGGAGCGCCCCGGCGGCAAGGCGGCGCTGGGCTACGAGGATTTCTCCAGCGGGCCGACCGTCGTGAC
This genomic interval from Deinococcus aerius contains the following:
- a CDS encoding lysophospholipid acyltransferase family protein gives rise to the protein MIPFDWAAALLRASIRRSVRTGLGGIWVRGPLPGAGAVLAPNHHSWWDGYVLREITWTLGLDYRVLMLGEQLARFPFLRRVGALGVGEVRPAVRAARAGAWVVVFPEGALHPAGPLREVRPGAAWIARSAGVPLVPVALRVVLRGGQYPEAYLRFGRAVGEAALPAALAQELAALDTDLADSDPEAPLAGYLRVTAGRASASDRVDLPSRALIWLTGDR
- a CDS encoding glycosyltransferase family 2 protein, giving the protein MSRPFRAYRLAVGAFFAVKGATLLVNALTFPRLRPRPTPPGGPRVSLLVPARNEAHNLPHTLPGLVAQGAHEVLVLDDHSEDDTARIAHDLDARVIPGQSLPPGWHGKPWACQQLAAAATGDVLIFTDADVLWHPGALGAVLHALERSGADLLSVYPRQRNVTPGERLLTPLVDAVLLTFLPEPLLRFPHPSAAAANGQLMAFPRRSYERVGGHALVRAELLEDVALGSRVKAWGGRLALALGGECLGVRMYRGYAESVEGFGKSAGSVHRGSRALMAASLGWHLAAYTLPWLLPARRLPGLAALRAAGLLERTLVNLLTGRRAPADLAEGLLGPVTPLLALPVYLRAMRRRVSWKGREYDQ